Proteins encoded together in one Bos indicus isolate NIAB-ARS_2022 breed Sahiwal x Tharparkar chromosome 3, NIAB-ARS_B.indTharparkar_mat_pri_1.0, whole genome shotgun sequence window:
- the ZNF691 gene encoding zinc finger protein 691 produces MGSEKEQSPEQHLPEEGERGNKPWRVDDSKVPDGEKEPGQANPSETPQGPSLEEPTQEVAVSAAEPEDLSAHRRPEVDEKPFVCVQCGKTFNNTSNLRTHQRIHTGEKPYQCSECGKSFSRSSNRIRHERIHLEEKHYKCPNCEQSFRRHADLTTHQQDHLGRRPFRCDLCGKSFGQSSALAVHYRTHLEPAPYICCECGKSFSNSSSFGVHHRTHTGERPYECTECGRTFSDISNFGAHQRTHRGEKPYRCTACGKHFSRSSNLIRHQKTHRGEQAGRESS; encoded by the coding sequence ATGGGCAGTGAGAAGGAGCAGAGCCCAGAACAGCACCTACCCGAGGAAGGGGAACGGGGTAATAAGCCCTGGAGAGTGGATGACTCCAAGGTACCGGATGGGGAAAAAGAGCCTGGGCAAGCAAACCCGTCGGAGACGCCACAAGGGCCCAGTCTAGAAGAGCCCACGCAGGAAGTCGCTGTCTCTGCTGCAGAGCCGGAGGACCTCTCTGCTCATCGGAGGCCCGAGGTGGATGAGAAGCCCTTTGTATGTGTCCAGTGTGGCAAAACCTTCAACAACACCTCCAACCTGAGGACGCACCAGCGCATCCACACGGGCGAGAAGCCTTACCAGTGTTCCGAGTGCGGTAAGAGCTTCTCCAGAAGCTCCAACCGGATCCGGCACGAGCGCATCCACCTGGAGGAGAAGCACTACAAGTGCCCCAACTGCGAGCAGAGCTTCCGGCGGCACGCGGACCTCACCACGCACCAGCAGGACCACCTGGGCCGGCGGCCCTTCCGCTGCGACCTCTGTGGCAAGAGCTTCGGCCAGAGCTCGGCGCTGGCGGTGCACTACCGGACCCACCTGGAGCCCGCGCCCTACATCTGCTGCGAGTGCGGGAAGAGCTTCAGCAACAGCTCCAGCTTCGGCGTGCACCACCGCACCCACACGGGCGAGCGGCCCTACGAGTGCACCGAGTGCGGGCGGACCTTCAGCGACATCTCCAACTTCGGGGCGCACCAGCGGACCCACAGGGGCGAGAAGCCCTACCGGTGCACCGCGTGCGGGAAGCATTTCTCCCGCAGCTCCAATCTCATCCGCCACCAGAAAACACACCGGGGAGAGCAGGCCGGGAGAGAGTCCAGCTGA